In one Kluyveromyces marxianus DMKU3-1042 DNA, complete genome, chromosome 4 genomic region, the following are encoded:
- the ADE17 gene encoding bifunctional phosphoribosylaminoimidazolecarboxamide formyltransferase/IMP cyclohydrolase ADE17: MSDRKTAILSVYDKTGLLDLAKGLTEHNVRILASGGTARMVREAGFPVEDVSTITHAPEMLGGRVKTLHPAVHGGILARNLESDEKDLKDQNIDKVDFVVCNLYPFKETVAKVGVSIPEAVEEIDIGGVTLLRAAAKNHARVTILSDPRDYAQFLQDLKKGEISADLRNKLALKAFEHTADYDTAISDFFRKQYSENKTQLALRYGANPHQKPAQAFVALREELPFKVLCGSPGYINLLDALNSWPLVKELSASLNLPAAASFKHVSPAGAAVGLPLTDVEKQIYFVADIENLSPLACAYARARGADRMSSFGDWIALSNIVDVPTAKIISREVSDGVIAPGYEPEALEILSKKKNGKYCILQIDPNYTPDQMESRQVYGVTLQQKRNDAIINKSSFKEIVSQNKDLPEQAVIDLTVATIALKYTQSNSVCYAKNGMVVGLGAGQQSRIHCTRLAGDKADNWWLRQHPRVLGFKWAKGVKRPEKSNAIDLFVTGQIPTEEPEKSDYESKFETIPEPLTAEERKAWLSKLTNVALSSDAFFPFPDNVYRAVRSGVKYIAAPSGSVMDKAVFSAADSFDLVYVENPIRLFHH, encoded by the coding sequence ATGTCAGATAGAAAGACCGCAATTCTTTCTGTGTACGATAAGACTGGTCTCTTGGACTTAGCCAAGGGTTTGACGGAACATAATGTGAGAATTTTGGCTTCTGGTGGTACTGCTAGAATGGTTCGTGAAGCTGGGTTCCCAGTGGAAGACGTTTCCACAATTACACATGCTCCTGAAATGCTAGGTGGTAGAGTCAAGACTTTGCATCCTGCAGTGCACGGTGGTATCTTGGCTAGAAACCTTGAGTCTGATGAGAAGGACTTGAAGGATCAGAACATTGACAAGGTTGATTTTGTCGTTTGTAACTTGTATCCGTTCAAGGAAACTGTGGCCAAGGTTGGGGTTTCCATTCCAGAAGCTGTGGAAGAAATCGATATCGGTGGTGTTACTTTGTTGAGAGCAGCTGCTAAGAACCATGCCAGAGTCACTATTCTTTCCGATCCAAGAGACTATGCGCAATTCTTGCaggacttgaagaagggtGAGATTTCTGCTGACTTGAGAAACAAGTTGGCGTTGAAGGCCTTCGAACATACTGCTGATTACGATACCGCGATCTCGGACTTTTTCAGAAAGCAGTACTCTGAAAACAAGACGCAATTGGCGTTGAGATACGGTGCCAACCCTCACCAAAAGCCAGCGCAAGCGTTTGTTGCTTTGAGGGAGGAATTGCCATTCAAGGTCTTGTGCGGTTCTCCAGGGTACATCAACTTGTTGGACGCCTTGAACTCGTGGCCATTGGTGAAGGAGTTGTCTGCTTCGTTGAACTtgccagcagcagcttcgTTCAAGCACGTCTCGCCAGCTGGTGCTGCAGTGGGACTACCATTGACCGATGTCGAAAAGCAAATTTACTTCGTTGCTGATATCGAGAACTTGTCCCCATTGGCGTGTGCCTACGCTAGGGCCCGTGGTGCTGATAGAATGTCTTCATTTGGTGACTGGATTGCCTTGTCGAACATTGTCGATGTGCCAACCGCCAAGATCATCTCTCGTGAAGTTTCCGACGGTGTTATTGCCCCAGGTTACGAACCAGAAGCTCTAGAGATCctatccaagaagaagaacggtAAGTACTGCATCTTGCAAATCGATCCAAACTACACCCCAGACCAAATGGAGTCCAGACAAGTGTACGGTGTCACAttacaacaaaagagaaacgACGCCATCATAAATAAATCTTCCTTCAAGGAAATAGTCTCCCAAAACAAGGATTTGCCAGAACAAGCCGTGATCGACTTGACTGTCGCCACAATCGCTCTAAAGTACACTCAATCCAACTCTGTCTGTTACGCCAAGAACGGTATGGTTGTCGGTTTGGGTGCTGGTCAACAATCTAGAATCCACTGTACCAGATTGGCTGGTGACAAGGCCGACAACTGGTGGTTGAGACAACACCCTAGAGTGCTAGGCTTCAAGTGGGCCAAGGGTGTCAAGAGACCAGAAAAGTCCAACGCCATTGACTTGTTTGTCACTGGCCAAATCCCAACAGAAGAACCAGAAAAGTCAGATTACGAATCCAAGTTCGAGACCATTCCTGAACCATTGACTGCTGAGGAAAGAAAGGCTTGGTTGTCGAAGTTGACCAACGTCGCTTTGTCCTCTGATGCCTTCTTCCCATTCCCAGACAATGTCTACAGAGCTGTCAGATCCGGTGTCAAGTACATCGCTGCCCCAAGCGGTTCTGTCATGGACAAGGCTGTTTTCAGTGCTGCCGACTCCTTCGACTTGGTTTACGTCGAAAACCCAATCCGTTTGTTCCACCACTAG
- the ASI1 gene encoding putative ubiquitin-protein ligase ASI1: MKPSSALQNQSIFVEFPYLNQTDHYLINSSSIYAQLVNVPYRTVRSLGSSIAQRFNSAPVQFPEEMNSTAVGGGDNYDDDLIYETNIFWIFAKFSVSSYAATCLFVAVVLNRLVNMGSLRSTNQQLRIALWAKVSFHLTGLVTIGYMLYQTGAQLGLYGSAQATGQFLSRCYQIVCLSHCIETFIATTSNLKPLEESDFSLFELSSMFYQLSAQDASADMYAYTCFGCLMGRFIIHFVELLDIRKRRIIFSAVLNVSFSLFMVYRAFTTQEMDGAFIYSFSAFKNIPKILSVSIILLSYVCYQLSCLVRKTTPFGSSDGVSRVEELKYHSFWSNWVESLAISGEEDFFFVVMRFATFLCNPKQSQKHGIHREFEDVTLPTSMHKSYLISGYMNRIDPPPIQELDFKRDVQTTSLWRQRVSWYTTMLGYLFEWTAKLWTRKRKDAAVKKPERNYNDFVTEKNYVKFLHVQNEKDTDKYLLPEEDYTEDYVPQDDDEYQDDDDDDDDDDDDDEHQDNDNEELASDTQVTLAEELFGPQQIQEIISSPQEMSWYLSTWSILKYQALANEQMLTRRKFAKHNEAYLLQDVISEIPPSEMSHHDHDTNHFDASDMTCVVCKTNQRNIILWPCKCFALCEPCRTSLGLRAFNTCICCRRQVSGYSKLNIV; the protein is encoded by the coding sequence ATGAAGCCTTCCTCTGCCTTGCAAAACCAGTCGATATTTGTGGAATTCCCGTATTTGAACCAGACGGATCACTACCTCATTAATAGCAGTTCGATATATGCCCAATTAGTCAATGTTCCATACAGAACGGTGAGATCTTTAGGGTCTTCTATAGCGCAAAGGTTCAATTCGGCACCTGTACAGTTTCCGGAAGAAATGAATTCTACGGCagttggtggtggtgacAATTACGACGACGATTTGATATACGAGACGAATATCTTTTGGATATTTGCGAAATTCTCGGTTTCCAGCTATGCGGCTACGTGCTTATTTGTAGCGGTAGTGCTCAATCGGTTGGTGAATATGGGGAGTTTGCGGTCCACTAATCAGCAGCTTAGAATAGCGTTGTGGGCGAAAGTGTCGTTCCATTTGACAGGGTTGGTGACGATAGGGTACATGCTTTACCAGACCGGGGCGCAGCTGGGTTTGTATGGTAGTGCACAGGCTACGGGCCAGTTTTTGTCGCGGTGCTACCAAATAGTGTGTCTTTCGCATTGCATCGAGACGTTTATTGCGACGACGAGCAACTTGAAGCCATTGGAAGAATCtgatttttctcttttcgaGTTGAGTTCTATGTTTTACCAGCTAAGTGCGCAGGATGCGTCAGCGGATATGTATGCGTACACTTGTTTCGGGTGTCTCATGGGCCGGTTTATCATCCATTTCGTTGAGTTGTTGGACATTCGGAAGCGGAGAATCATATTTTCTGCGGTGCTGAACGTGTCGTTCTCGCTGTTCATGGTATACCGGGCGTTCACTACGCAGGAGATGGACGGTGCGTTCATATACTCTTTTTCTGCGTTCAAGAACATCCCGAAGATTCTTTCCGTGTCGATCATTCTGCTTTCGTACGTGTGCTACCAGCTCTCGTGTCTAGTGCGGAAGACGACGCCGTTCGGCTCGTCAGACGGAGTTAGCAGGGTCGAGGAGCTCAAGTACCACTCGTTCTGGAGCAATTGGGTGGAGAGCTTGGCGATCAGCGGCGAAGaggatttcttctttgtcgTGATGAGATTCGCGACGTTCCTCTGCAATCCGAAACAGAGCCAGAAACACGGCATACACAGGGAGTTCGAGGACGTCACGTTGCCCACGTCCATGCACAAGAGCTACTTGATCAGCGGGTACATGAACAGGATCGACCCGCCACCTATCCAGGAGCTCGATTTCAAAAGGGACGTGCAAACAACGTCCTTGTGGAGACAGAGAGTGTCGTGGTACACCACGATGCTGGGGTACCTTTTCGAATGGACCGCAAAGCTCTGGACCCGCAAGCGGAAGGACGCCGCCGTGAAGAAGCCAGAGCGCAACTACAACGATTTCGTTACGGAAAAGAACTACGTCAAGTTCCTCCATGTCCAAAACGAAAAGGACACAGACAAATACCTACTTCCGGAAGAAGACTACACAGAGGACTACGTCCCACAGGACGATGATGAATaccaagatgatgatgatgatgatgatgatgatgatgatgatgatgaacaCCAAGATAATGACAATGAGGAACTAGCCTCCGATACACAAGTCACCTTGGCCGAAGAACTCTTCGGCCCCCAACAGATCCAAGAGATCATCAGTTCCCCGCAGGAAATGAGCTGGTACTTGTCCACCTGGTCCATACTGAAATACCAGGCCCTAGCTAATGAACAGATGCTAACAAGACGCAAATTCGCAAAACACAACGAGGCATACTTGCTGCAGGATGTCATTTCCGAAATTCCTCCTTCCGAAATGTCCCACCACGACCACGACACAAACCACTTCGACGCCTCCGACATGACCTGCGTCGTGTGCAAGAcaaaccaaagaaacatcATCCTATGGCCCTGCAAGTGCTTTGCCCTATGCGAACCCTGCAGAACTTCCCTTGGACTCCGTGCATTCAACACTTGCATATGCTGCAGAAGACAGGTTTCGGGATACAGCAAGCTAAATATAGTCTAG
- the AAT2 gene encoding aspartate transaminase AAT2: MSNNFHLHLKRLPPTYFVQYYPLEHRKLLQYLPEVKKPNKPPPTMSRTLLNSIEELPGDALFAIKQRLAEDPRDVKVDLGIGAYRDNNGKPWVLPAVRKAETLIHADPSFNHEYLGINGLPGLTSGAARILLGETSNALAEKRVVSAQSLSGTGALHIAAKFISKFFPEKVIYLSDPTWANHVSIFESQGLKTATYPYWDAATKSLNLEGFLKAIEESPRGSVFVLHACAHNPTGLDPSESEWVQILDACVKNDIVPLFDSAYQGFASGSLDKDAYAVRLGVSKFAESAPIFICQSFAKNVGMYGERCGCIHIVLPRPETGSSGRDVPQIAKAITSQLSKITRSEVSNPPAYGAKIVSKILNDEQLTAQWHEDMITMSQRITKMRHSLRDKLVELGTPGNWDHIVNQCGMFSYTGLTKQMVERLESEHAVYMVASGRASIAGLNDNNVEHVAKAIDEVVRHFQSSSSSKL; this comes from the coding sequence ATGTCCAACAACTTCCACCTCCACTTGAAACGTCTCCCTCCCACTTATTTCGTCCAGTACTATCCCCTGGAACATCGCAAACTCCTGCAATATCTACCAGAAGTAAAAAAACCGAATAAGCCTCCCCCTACCATGTCCAGAACACTATTGAACAGCATCGAAGAACTTCCAGGCGATGCCCTCTTCGCCATTAAACAGCGTTTGGCAGAGGATCCAAGAGACGTCAAGGTCGACTTGGGTATTGGCGCTTACAGAGACAATAATGGCAAGCCATGGGTGCTACCGGCAGTTCGCAAGGCAGAAACTTTGATCCACGCAGACCCATCTTTCAACCACGAGTACTTGGGCATCAACGGTCTTCCGGGCCTAACTTCTGGTGCAGCCCGCATTCTATTGGGCGAAACCTCTAATGCGCTAGCTGAGAAACGTGTTGTTTCAGCACAATCGCTTTCTGGTACCGGTGCTTTGCACATCGCTGCCAAATTCATCAGCAAGTTCTTCCCGGAGAAGGTGATCTACTTGTCTGACCCTACTTGGGCCAACCACGTCTCGATCTTCGAGTCCCAGGGACTCAAGACCGCTACGTATCCATACTGGGATGCTGCTACCAAGTCCTTGAACTTGGAGGGCTTCCTAAAGGCTATCGAGGAAAGTCCAAGAGGATCGGTATTCGTTTTACACGCTTGTGCGCATAACCCAACCGGATTGGACCCAAGCGAGTCTGAATGGGTGCAGATCTTGGATGCATGTGTCAAGAACGATATTGTGCCATTGTTCGATTCCGCTTACCAAGGTTTCGCATCGGGAAGCTTGGATAAAGATGCATATGCTGTTAGACTAGGTGTTTCTAAATTTGCCGAGTCCGCACCAATCTTTATTTGCCAGTCTTTTGCTAAGAACGTTGGCATGTACGGTGAACGTTGTGGGTGTATCCATATCGTGCTTCCAAGACCAGAAACTGGGTCCAGCGGCCGTGATGTGCCTCAAATCGCGAAGGCTATTACGTCCCAGCTAAGTAAGATTACGAGATCCGAGGTTTCGAACCCTCCAGCGTACGGTGCCAAGATCGTCTCCAAGATTTTGAACGACGAGCAGTTGACTGCCCAATGGCACGAGGATATGATTACGATGTCGCAAAGAATCACCAAGATGAGACACTCATTGCGTGACAAGTTGGTCGAGCTAGGTACCCCGGGCAACTGGGACCATATCGTCAACCAATGCGGTATGTTCTCCTACACGGGTCTCACAAAGCAAATGGTGGAAAGACTAGAATCGGAACACGCAGTGTACATGGTTGCTAGCGGGAGAGCTTCCATTGCTGGTTTGAACGACAACAACGTCGAACACGTCGCCAAGGCAATCGACGAAGTGGTTCGTCACTTCCAatcgtcttcttcctccaAACTATAA
- the fnx1 gene encoding multidrug resistance protein fnx1, which translates to MANELQPILSPAAGYLAMPEQQPLKGPEIDSELESSTIKKDWIVLALFIGSFLSALDTTIVTTLLPTIASDLDASSQMSWIATSYLLSCSAFQPLYGKLSDIFGRKPLLIWSNLCFGVGCIICGAPFTKSLWVLCLGRFISGVGGGGLTTLSTITTSDIIPLRQRGVYQGLGNIVFSLGCASGSLIGALLQQHLGWRWAFLVQVPLSLFSCVMIVVLLHLPKDSPGRGLISLSGNNGSKKPLRLIIDDVRELVDVMGSFSLIVTMLLLMIILSVLDNPSQLSSGTWVAFVTVLCLAGYVFVSTELSIDHPMVPLHLLGSNRTVLASSLTNWFFTMSIMTLSYYIPVFWQTVYHFLPWQIGVRTVSNFFGIATGSMLTGIYMKRSGKYKTLSSSVNFITVLGVLVIFGSTFNAHPNGVFEYLMLFVPGCGYASMLTVTLLSLIASVDSSQQAQVTSVQYAFRAIGSTLGVSFAGLIYQSRLHASLFHDILHNETLQDSYTAKQLKAWCYKILENNSFDVSFDPLLQSLVTKCFQKSSRLVMGFAALTITLGFLSSLFIREHTLHTEIGRR; encoded by the coding sequence ATGGCTAATGAACTCCAGCCAATATTGTCGCCCGCTGCTGGGTACCTGGCTATGCCAGAGCAACAGCCATTGAAAGGCCCAGAGATTGATTCCGAATTAGAGTCCAGTACTATTAAAAAAGACTGGATCGTGCTCGCTCTATTCATCGGATCGTTTTTGTCCGCTTTGGATACAACTATCGTCACGACTCTACTGCCCACCATTGCATCGGATCTCGATGCCTCGAGCCAGATGTCGTGGATCGCCACGTCGTATTTGCTCTCGTGCTCTGCTTTCCAGCCGTTGTACGGCAAACTATCGGACATCTTTGGTAGAAAACCGTTGCTCATCTGGTCGAACTTGTGTTTCGGAGTTGGATGCATCATTTGTGGTGCGCCATTTACCAAGAGTCTGTGGGTTCTATGCCTTGGGAGGTTCATTTCTGGTGTCGGGGGTGGAGGTTTGACGACGCTAAGCACGATCACGACAAGCGATATCATCCCGTTGAGACAGCGAGGCGTTTACCAGGGCCTGGGGAATATTGTTTTCTCGCTTGGATGTGCGTCCGGGTCGTTGATCGGGGCTCTTTTGCAGCAGCACTTGGGCTGGAGGTGGGCTTTCTTGGTCCAGGTGCCGCTGTCGCTGTTCAGCTGTGTTATGATCGTTGTGTTGTTGCATTTGCCCAAGGATTCGCCGGGCCGTGGCCTTATCAGCTTGTCCGGTAATAATGGTAGTAAGAAGCCATTGAGGCTGATTATCGACGACGTGCGTGAGCTGGTGGACGTGATGGGCTCATTCAGTCTCATTGTGACGATGCTCTTGCTTATGATTATATTGTCGGTGTTGGATAACCCATCGCAACTCTCGTCTGGTACGTGGGTCGCGTTTGTGACGGTTCTGTGCTTGGCAGGTTACGTTTTCGTCTCAACAGAGTTGAGCATCGACCACCCAATGGTGCCATTGCATTTGCTCGGGTCCAATAGAACCGTCTTGGCCTCGAGTCTCACCAACTGGTTCTTCACCATGTCGATCATGACGCTCTCGTACTATATCCCTGTGTTCTGGCAAACGGTGTACCATTTCTTGCCATGGCAGATTGGTGTCAGAACCGTGTCGAACTTCTTTGGTATTGCTACTGGGTCCATGCTCACTGGCATATACATGAAACGGTCTGGGAAATACAAGACGTTGTCTAGCAGCGTGAACTTCATCACGGTTCTGGGAGTGCTTGTCATTTTTGGATCTACTTTCAATGCGCACCCTAATGGGGTTTTCGAGTACCTCATGCTCTTTGTTCCAGGGTGTGGCTACGCCAGCATGCTCACCGTGACCCTTTTATCGCTCATTGCGAGCGTGGATTCGTCGCAACAGGCTCAAGTGACGTCGGTTCAGTATGCGTTCCGTGCCATTGGATCGACGCTAGGCGTTTCCTTTGCAGGATTGATCTACCAGTCGCGGTTACATGCGTCGCTTTTCCATGATATACTACACAATGAGACACTACAGGACTCCTACACGGCCAAACAGTTGAAAGCGTGGTGCTACAAGATCTTGGAGAACAACTCGTTCGACGTTTCTTTCGATCCTCTGCTCCAATCGCTGGTCACAAAGTGTTTCCAGAAGAGTAGCAGGCTCGTGATGGGGTTCGCCGCCTTGACGATCACTCTAGGCTTTTTGTCATCGTTGTTCATTAGAGAGCATACTTTGCATACCGAGATTGGAAGACGTTAG
- the SED5 gene encoding t-SNARE syntaxin encodes MSVDIRNRTVEFQKRCAIISKKNRNSNGKVNEGSGSSGPSKSEFQQKASHIAHEISNTAMQLGKLSQLAKRKPLLNDNPVEIMELTFLIKRRIYTIENELMELNKLQIGTKQHKQNVMTLLNTKMKNISGNFKDVLETRQKLELENKDRLERLTQGSGDVAGDGSNNEKGSGAINGHTGSLIGHGYNNVNPFISNLIEDETTKNAAASGANGSGLTLPQDGNLLLLEEQRTDQRYLQERSNAIETIESTIQEVGNLFQQLAHMVQEQGETIQRIDENVGDIEMNIHGAQRELLKYFDNISNNRWMAVKIFAIIFVFFLLWVMVN; translated from the coding sequence ATGTCTGTGGATATTCGAAATCGGACCGTTGAGTTCCAGAAAAGGTGTGCAATTatatcgaagaagaacaggaaTAGCAATGGGAAGGTAAACGAAGGGTCAGGGTCGAGCGGGCCCAGTAAATCTGAGTTTCAGCAGAAAGCATCGCATATAGCGCACGAAATATCGAATACTGCGATGCAATTGGGGAAACTTTCGCAACTCGCGAAGAGAAAACCGTTGTTGAACGACAATCCGGTGGAGATTATGGAGTTGACGTTTCTGATCAAGCGGCGGATATACACGATTGAGAACGAGTTGATGgagttgaacaagttgCAGATAGGGACGAAGCAGCATAAGCAGAACGTGATGACGCTTTTGAACacgaaaatgaagaatatcaGTGGTAATTTCAAGGATGTGTTGGAGACGAGGCAGaagcttgagcttgagaATAAGGATAGACTGGAGAGGCTCACGCAGGGGAGCGGTGACGTGGCGGGGGATGGCAGTAATAATGAGAAAGGTAGTGGTGCTATCAATGGACATACTGGCAGTCTGATTGGGCACGGATACAACAATGTGAATCCGTTCATAAGCAATTTAATCGAGGACGAGACGACGAAAAATGCAGCAGCTTCGGGAGCCAACGGGAGCGGCTTGACGCTTCCTCAGGACGGGAATTTGCTTTTGCTCGAGGAGCAGCGGACCGACCAGCGGTACTTGCAGGAGAGAAGCAATGCGATCGAGACGATAGAGAGCACGATACAGGAGGTGGGGAATCTTTTCCAGCAGTTAGCGCATATGGTGCAGGAGCAAGGGGAGACGATCCAGCGGATCGACGAGAACGTGGGCGACATCGAGATGAACATCCATGGCGCGCAGCGCGAGTTGCTAAAGTATTTTGACAAtatcagcaacaacagGTGGATGGCCGTCAAGATCTTTGCCATTATATTtgtgttcttcttgttgtgGGTGATGGTGAATTGA
- the SNF7 gene encoding ESCRT-III subunit protein SNF7, with product MWGYFFGTPKQQKELPKKAIVDLREHIQLLNKKQAHLQTQIDQQQQLAKRSLTQGNKNNAKTYLKKKKLYESQLDKLQSQIDSLEQQLYSIENANLNLETLKAMKQGASAMKNIHKGLDLDKVDDTMDEIREQVELNQEISEAISKPLIMQDELDEDELDQELELLESEQQQQQQAQAQSLGQAAAAVGAPAPAHAVSQPSIDLPSVPNVKLSGPEKASGQAEAEAQEDEEEDEDERALRELQAEMGL from the coding sequence ATGTGGGGATACTTCTTTGGAACGCCCAAACAGCAGAAAGAACTGCCCAAAAAGGCTATCGTCGACCTCAGGGAACACATACAGctcttgaacaagaaacagGCCCATTTGCAGACCCAGATAGaccagcaacaacagctcGCCAAAAGATCCCTCACCCAGGgcaacaagaacaatgcAAAGACGtacttgaaaaagaagaaactgtACGAGTCCCAGCTCGACAAGTTGCAGTCCCAGATTGACTCGCTCGAACAGCAGCTCTACTCGATAGAAAACGCAAATTTGAACCTGGAAACCCTAAAGGCAATGAAGCAAGGTGCGTCAGCGATGAAGAACATCCACAAGGGGCTCGACCTCGACAAGGTGGACGACACGATGGACGAGATTCGCGAACAGGTGGAGTTGAACCAGGAAATCAGCGAGGCCATCTCGAAGCCTTTGATTATGCAGGACGAACTCGACGAGGACGAGTTGGATCAGGAATTGGAGCTGTTGGAATcggagcagcagcagcagcagcaggcGCAGGCGCAGTCTCTGGGACAGGCAGCGGCAGCAGTAGgagctccagctccagccCATGCAGTGTCGCAACCATCTATAGACTTGCCGTCGGTACCCAACGTCAAGCTTTCTGGCCCCGAAAAGGCATCCGGACAGGCCGAGGCAGAGGCCCAAGAggacgaggaagaagacgaagacgaACGTGCATTGAGGGAGTTGCAAGCCGAAATGGGCTTGTGA
- the ARN2 gene encoding ARN family MFS transporter has protein sequence MVTIDTEKLPEKYLETASPGDLGSPGDSGDTESPEKHLSATKSLVIRKTEILADQYQSWPYRIALLFSAFLCAYGYGLDGTLRNVYTTYATSSYQTHSLLSTVSVINLVIAAAAQIFYARLSDVFGRLTLLIVSIVFYSVGTIIQSQAYDVQRYAAGAVFYNVGMVGAVLQVILILSDFSSMRWRLLYTFVPSWPFIINTWISGNIVSAANPLDNWSWDIAMWAFIFPLSCVPLVACMCHMRWKARKTEEWKELKIEQTYYQKHGLVSTLVQLFWKLDVVGVTLCTLALGCILVPLTVAGGVSHKWNQGRIIAPFVLGWVVLLPMFIAWESKWAREPIAPAKMLKDRGIWSALAIQFLTYFVYQMAAGYLYTILIVAVDESTKAATRITSVYSFTAAVASPFFAFFVGQFKPKSGVRRLKPYIVVGVGFWLIAMGILYHFRSGKDSDKGIIGALFLWGLSSTLFTYPITVSIQSITSHENMASVTALSYTVYRVGGAVASACSGAIWTQLLYGNLLKQLDGDAALAKYAYGSPLAFVTEHPWGTATRQAVVRSYRYVQKYEVLVALIFCVPMFFFAMCLRDPPLTDEQAQKNLKEGEYVQTEDGDPIAEWISQKWGKLR, from the coding sequence ATGGTCACCATCGACACAGAAAAGCTTCCCGAGAAGTACCTCGAGACTGCCTCCCCTGGGGACCTAGGGTCCCCTGGGGACTCAGGCGACACAGAGTCCCCCGAAAAACACCTCAGCGCAACCAAGTCCCTCGTCATCAGGAAAACAGAAATCCTCGCCGACCAGTACCAGTCCTGGCCCTACAGAATCGCTCTCTTGTTCTCAGCCTTCCTATGCGCATACGGCTACGGCTTGGACGGAACCCTCAGAAACGTCTACACCACTTACGCTACTTCCTCATACCAAACCCATTCCTTGCTCTCAACAGTCAGCGTCATCAACCTCGTCATCGCAGCCGCAGCACAGATTTTTTACGCAAGATTATCCGATGTCTTCGGTAGACTGACACTGCTCATCGTGTCCATCGTATTCTACTCTGTTGGAACTATCATCCAATCGCAGGCTTACGATGTGCAACGTTACGCCGCTGGTGCCGTTTTCTACAACGTAGGAATGGTGGGGGCCGTGTTGCAAGTCATTTTGATCTTGTCGGATTTCTCCTCCATGAGATGGAGACTCTTGTACACGTTCGTGCCCTCATGGccattcatcatcaacaccTGGATCTCAGGTAACATCGTGTCTGCCGCGAACCCGCTCGACAACTGGTCGTGGGATATCGCCATGTGGGCGTTCATCTTCCCATTGTCGTGTGTACCATTGGTCGCGTGCATGTGTCACATGCGGTGGAAGGCCCGCAAGACAGAGGAGTGGAAAGAGCTCAAGATCGAGCAGACTTACTACCAGAAGCACGGGCTCGTGTCCACTTTGGTCCAATTGTTCTGGAAACTGGACGTCGTGGGTGTCACGCTGTGTACCTTGGCGTTGGGGTGCATTCTAGTGCCATTGACCGTCGCTGGTGGTGTTTCGCACAAGTGGAACCAAGGACGCATCATCGCGCCATTCGTGCTTGGATGGGTCGTTCTGTTGCCCATGTTCATCGCTTGGGAGAGCAAATGGGCTCGTGAACCCATTGCGCCAGCCAAGATGCTCAAAGACCGTGGGATCTGGTCCGCCTTGGCGATCCAATTCTTGACGTATTTCGTGTACCAGATGGCCGCAGGTTATCTCTACACCATATTGATTGTTGCCGTGGACGAGTCCACCAAGGCAGCCACCAGAATCACAAGCGTGTACAGTTTCACAGCAGCTGTTGCGTCGCCATTTTTCGCATTCTTCGTGGGCCAATTCAAGCCCAAGTCCGGAGTAAGACGCTTGAAACCATACATCGTCGTGGGTGTCGGGTTCTGGTTGATTGCAATGGGTATCCTGTACCATTTCAGAAGCGGTAAGGATTCGGATAAAGGTATCATTGGTGCGTTGTTCTTGTGGGGCTTGAGCAGCACTTTGTTCACGTACCCAATCACCGTTTCGATCCAGTCCATCACCTCGCATGAGAACATGGCTTCCGTTACCGCATTAAGTTACACCGTTTACCGTGTTGGTGGTGCCGTTGCCTCGGCATGTTCCGGTGCCATTTGGACGCAATTGTTGTATGGGAACTTGTTGAAGCAGTTGGACGGTGACGCCGCATTGGCCAAGTACGCTTACGGCTCTCCGTTGGCATTTGTTACCGAGCATCCTTGGGGCACGGCTACAAGACAAGCCGTGGTTCGTTCGTACAGGTACGTGCAGAAATACGAGGTGCTTGTTGCGCTAATCTTTTGCGTGCCcatgttcttctttgcaATGTGTTTGCGCGACCCGCCATTGACCGATGAGCAAGCGcaaaagaacttgaaggAGGGCGAGTACGTCCAGACTGAGGACGGAGACCCAATTGCCGAATGGATCAGCCAGAAGTGGGGCAAGTTGAGGTAG